Proteins from a single region of Streptomyces sp. Tu 3180:
- the ffh gene encoding signal recognition particle protein — protein sequence MFDTLSDRLSATFKNLRGKGRLSEADIDATAREIRIALLEADVALPVVRAFIKNVKERALGAEVSKALNPAQQVLKIVNEELVTILGGETRRLRFAKQPPTVIMLAGLQGAGKTTLAGKLGKWLKDQGHSPVLVAADLQRPNAVNQLSVVAERAGVAVYAPEPGNGVGDPVKVAKDSIDFARTKVHDIVIVDTAGRLGIDQEMMQQAADIRDAVSPDEILFVVDAMIGQDAVNTAEAFRDGVGFDGVVLSKLDGDARGGAALSIRQVTGKPIMFASNGEKLDDFDAFHPDRMASRILDMGDLLTLIEQAEKTFSQEEAERMASKLASKKGQDFTLDDFLAQMEQVRKMGSISKLLGMLPGMGQIKDQINNLDERDVDRTAAIIKSMTPGERQDPTIINGSRRARIAKGSGVEVSAVKNLVERFFEARKMMSRMAQGGGMPGMPGMPGMGGGPGRTKKKQKQAKGKQRSGNPMKRRQQEQEAAARRAAAAEGGNAFGLPQQGGKDFELPDEFKKFMG from the coding sequence GTGTTCGATACTCTCTCCGATCGCCTTTCAGCGACCTTCAAGAACTTGCGCGGCAAGGGGCGCCTGAGCGAAGCGGACATCGACGCCACGGCGCGTGAGATCCGCATCGCCCTCCTTGAAGCGGATGTGGCCCTTCCGGTCGTCCGCGCGTTCATCAAGAACGTCAAGGAGCGCGCGCTCGGCGCCGAGGTCTCCAAGGCGCTCAACCCGGCCCAGCAGGTCCTCAAGATCGTCAACGAGGAACTGGTCACCATCCTCGGCGGCGAGACCCGGCGGCTGCGCTTCGCCAAGCAGCCGCCGACCGTGATCATGCTGGCCGGTCTGCAGGGTGCCGGTAAGACCACCCTCGCGGGCAAGCTCGGCAAGTGGCTCAAGGACCAGGGGCACTCCCCGGTGCTGGTCGCCGCCGACCTCCAGCGCCCGAACGCGGTCAACCAGCTCAGCGTCGTCGCCGAGCGCGCGGGCGTCGCCGTCTACGCGCCCGAGCCGGGCAACGGCGTGGGCGACCCGGTGAAGGTCGCCAAGGACTCCATCGACTTCGCGCGGACCAAGGTCCACGACATCGTGATCGTGGACACCGCCGGCCGCCTGGGCATCGACCAGGAGATGATGCAGCAGGCCGCGGACATCCGGGACGCGGTCTCGCCCGACGAGATCCTGTTCGTCGTCGACGCGATGATCGGTCAGGACGCCGTCAACACCGCCGAGGCCTTCCGCGACGGCGTCGGCTTCGACGGCGTGGTGCTCTCCAAGCTCGACGGCGACGCGCGCGGTGGTGCCGCCCTGTCGATCCGCCAGGTCACCGGCAAGCCGATCATGTTCGCGTCGAACGGTGAGAAGCTCGACGACTTCGACGCCTTCCACCCGGACCGGATGGCCTCCCGCATCCTCGACATGGGTGACCTGCTCACCCTGATCGAGCAGGCGGAGAAGACGTTCAGCCAGGAAGAGGCCGAGAGGATGGCCTCCAAGCTGGCGTCGAAGAAGGGCCAGGACTTCACCCTGGACGACTTCCTGGCCCAGATGGAGCAGGTCAGGAAGATGGGCTCCATCTCCAAGCTGCTCGGCATGCTCCCCGGCATGGGCCAGATCAAGGACCAGATCAACAACCTCGACGAGCGCGACGTCGACCGCACCGCCGCCATCATCAAGTCGATGACCCCCGGCGAGCGCCAGGACCCGACGATCATCAACGGCTCCCGCCGCGCCCGTATCGCCAAGGGCTCCGGTGTCGAGGTCAGCGCGGTGAAGAACCTGGTCGAGCGGTTCTTCGAGGCCCGCAAGATGATGTCCCGCATGGCCCAGGGCGGCGGCATGCCGGGGATGCCCGGGATGCCGGGCATGGGCGGGGGTCCGGGCCGGACGAAGAAGAAGCAGAAGCAGGCCAAGGGCAAGCAGCGCTCCGGCAACCCGATGAAGCGCAGGCAGCAGGAGCAGGAGGCCGCCGCGCGCCGCGCCGCCGCCGCGGAGGGCGGCAACGCCTTCGGGCTGCCCCAGCAGGGCGGCAAGGACTTCGAGCTCCCCGACGAGTTCAAGAAGTTCATGGGCTGA
- a CDS encoding [protein-PII] uridylyltransferase, protein MTGTDMHDEAKDSGPGGYAAARLHLLTEGARSGPPRRAALADLTDTWLGGLFAAGTRETRGISLVAVGGYGRAELSPRSDLDLLLLHDGGDPEAVAALADRLWYPVWDLGLTLDHSVRTPGEARRTAGEDLKVQLGLLDARHIAGDLGLTAALRTAMLADWRNQAPKRLPELRELCAERAERQGELQYLLEPDLKEARGGLRDATALRAVAASWLADAPREGLAEARRRLLDVRDALHLATGRATDRLALQEQDQVASELGLLDADALLRQVYEAARVIAYAGDVTWREVGRVLRSRAVRPRLRAMLGGGKAAAERSPLAEGVVEQDGEVVLARAARPDRDPVLPLRAAAAAAQAGLPLSPHAVRRMAAAARPLPTPWPAEAREQLVTLLGSGRPTVEVWEALEAEGLITLLLPDWERVRCRPQRNAVHLWTVDRHLVETAVRAAGLTRRVGRPDLLLVAALLHDIGKGWPGDHSVAGEVIARDVAARIGFDHHDVTVVAALVRHHLLLVETATRRDLDDPATVRAVAEAVGSQGTLELLHALTEADALATGPAAWSSWRAALVADLVKRVSAVLAGDAPAVPEEAAPTAEQERLALEAVATGGPVLALRARTEPPAERQEPSGDPEPLGVELLVAVPDQPGVLPAVAGVLALHRLTVRTAELRAVDLPDGLDGSVLLLDWRVAAQYGSLPQAARLRADLVRALDGTLDVAGRLAERDAAHPRRRGVVAPPPRVTVAPAASRHATVIEVRAQDAPGLLFRIGRALEDTGVRVRSAHASTLGANAVDAFYVTDAQEGAPLPGEEAAAVARKLEETLRG, encoded by the coding sequence GTGACGGGTACGGACATGCACGACGAGGCGAAGGACTCGGGACCCGGCGGCTACGCGGCGGCCCGGCTGCACCTCCTCACCGAGGGGGCGCGGTCCGGGCCGCCGCGCCGTGCCGCCCTCGCGGACCTCACGGACACATGGCTCGGCGGGCTGTTCGCCGCGGGCACGCGGGAGACGCGCGGGATCTCCCTGGTCGCCGTCGGGGGCTACGGGCGGGCGGAGCTCTCCCCGCGCAGCGACCTCGACCTGCTCCTGCTGCACGACGGCGGCGACCCCGAGGCGGTCGCCGCCCTCGCCGACCGGCTCTGGTACCCCGTCTGGGACCTGGGCCTCACGCTCGACCACTCCGTGCGCACCCCGGGGGAGGCCCGCAGGACCGCGGGCGAGGACCTGAAGGTCCAGCTCGGACTGCTCGACGCCCGGCACATCGCCGGAGACCTCGGCCTGACCGCCGCCCTGCGCACGGCGATGCTGGCCGACTGGCGCAACCAGGCACCGAAACGGCTCCCCGAACTCAGGGAACTGTGCGCCGAACGCGCCGAACGCCAGGGCGAGCTGCAGTACCTCCTGGAACCCGACCTCAAGGAGGCGCGCGGCGGACTGCGCGACGCCACCGCGCTGCGCGCCGTCGCCGCCTCCTGGCTCGCCGACGCCCCGCGCGAGGGCCTCGCCGAGGCCCGCCGCCGGCTCCTCGACGTACGGGACGCACTGCACCTGGCGACCGGCCGCGCGACCGACCGGCTCGCGCTCCAGGAACAGGACCAGGTGGCGTCCGAGCTGGGGCTGCTCGACGCCGACGCACTGCTGCGGCAGGTGTACGAGGCGGCCCGCGTCATCGCGTACGCCGGTGACGTCACCTGGCGCGAGGTGGGCCGTGTCCTGCGCTCCCGGGCCGTGCGGCCCAGGCTGCGCGCCATGCTGGGCGGCGGGAAGGCGGCCGCCGAGCGCTCCCCGCTGGCCGAGGGGGTCGTCGAGCAGGACGGCGAGGTGGTGCTCGCCCGCGCCGCACGCCCCGACCGCGACCCCGTGCTCCCGCTGCGCGCGGCGGCCGCCGCCGCACAGGCCGGGCTCCCGCTCTCCCCGCACGCCGTACGGCGCATGGCGGCCGCGGCGCGCCCGCTGCCCACGCCCTGGCCCGCCGAGGCGCGCGAACAGCTGGTGACCCTGCTGGGCTCCGGCCGCCCCACCGTCGAGGTCTGGGAGGCACTGGAGGCCGAGGGCCTGATCACCCTCCTGCTGCCCGACTGGGAGCGGGTGCGCTGCCGGCCGCAGCGCAACGCCGTGCACCTGTGGACCGTCGACCGGCACCTCGTCGAGACCGCCGTGCGCGCCGCCGGGCTCACCCGCCGGGTGGGCCGCCCCGACCTGCTGCTGGTCGCCGCGCTGCTGCACGACATCGGCAAGGGATGGCCCGGCGACCACTCGGTGGCCGGCGAGGTCATCGCCAGGGACGTGGCCGCCCGCATCGGCTTCGACCACCACGACGTCACGGTGGTCGCCGCCCTCGTACGCCACCACCTGCTGCTCGTGGAGACCGCCACCCGGCGCGACCTGGACGACCCGGCGACCGTGCGCGCGGTCGCCGAGGCCGTCGGCTCCCAGGGCACCCTGGAACTGCTGCACGCCCTGACCGAGGCCGACGCGCTCGCCACCGGCCCCGCCGCCTGGTCGTCCTGGCGCGCCGCACTGGTCGCCGACCTGGTGAAACGGGTCTCGGCGGTGCTCGCGGGGGACGCCCCCGCCGTCCCCGAGGAGGCCGCGCCCACCGCCGAGCAGGAGCGCCTCGCGCTCGAGGCGGTCGCCACCGGAGGCCCGGTGCTGGCCCTGCGGGCGCGCACCGAGCCGCCCGCCGAGCGGCAGGAGCCCTCCGGCGACCCGGAGCCGCTGGGCGTGGAGCTGCTCGTCGCCGTTCCCGACCAGCCGGGCGTGCTGCCCGCGGTGGCGGGGGTGCTCGCCCTGCACCGGCTGACCGTGCGGACCGCCGAGCTGCGGGCGGTGGACCTCCCGGACGGCCTCGACGGATCCGTGCTGCTGCTGGACTGGCGCGTCGCCGCCCAGTACGGCTCCCTGCCCCAGGCCGCCCGGCTGCGCGCGGACCTCGTACGCGCCCTGGACGGCACCCTGGACGTCGCCGGCCGCCTCGCCGAACGGGACGCCGCCCACCCCCGGCGCCGGGGCGTGGTCGCCCCACCGCCGCGCGTCACGGTCGCCCCGGCCGCCTCCCGGCACGCCACCGTGATCGAGGTCCGGGCCCAGGACGCGCCGGGGCTGCTGTTCCGGATCGGGCGGGCGCTGGAGGACACGGGGGTGCGGGTGCGCAGCGCGCACGCGAGCACCCTGGGCGCGAACGCCGTGGACGCCTTCTACGTCACCGACGCGCAGGAGGGCGCGCCCCTTCCCGGGGAGGAGGCCGCGGCGGTGGCGCGGAAGCTGGAGGAGACCCTGCGTGGGTGA
- a CDS encoding P-II family nitrogen regulator: protein MKLITAVVKPHRLDEIKEALQAFGVHGLTVTEASGYGRQRGHTEVYRGAEYTVDLVPKIRIEVLVEDDDAEQLIDVVVKAARTGKIGDGKVWSIPVETAVRVRTGERGPDAL, encoded by the coding sequence ATGAAGCTCATCACCGCCGTCGTGAAGCCGCACCGGCTCGACGAGATCAAGGAGGCCCTGCAGGCCTTCGGAGTGCACGGTCTGACCGTCACCGAGGCCAGCGGCTACGGCCGCCAGCGCGGCCACACCGAGGTCTACCGCGGGGCCGAGTACACCGTCGACCTGGTGCCCAAGATCCGCATCGAGGTCCTGGTCGAGGACGACGACGCCGAACAGCTCATCGACGTCGTCGTCAAGGCGGCCCGCACCGGCAAGATCGGTGACGGCAAGGTCTGGTCGATCCCGGTCGAGACGGCCGTACGGGTCCGCACCGGCGAGCGCGGCCCGGACGCGCTCTGA